Proteins co-encoded in one Trichoplusia ni isolate ovarian cell line Hi5 chromosome 19, tn1, whole genome shotgun sequence genomic window:
- the LOC113503302 gene encoding uncharacterized protein LOC113503302 isoform X1, with amino-acid sequence MIRILFFVFIYFLSPALCSECVRYTFEEDYETLFKVCDPTNPNQPEMLFWNHGNYDSIDVTGQHDYSSAYISPQPDVTTSSCVSSFPFSMAPDGIIEVIAYMENVGMADLIGVMAYQITDEDDVDRSVGTVLLTPAIQGSFQEGWHRLRMTLTSSTTSDGYLSFMGSAAQGSIVLVDSFRYIPPGYDEDLCEIYPTTTTTKTTTTKTTTTITTTTTPVPDTTTEESIPVPEEDSTSPCPPTSEPVTPPLPTPTTSFWNPLTITMVVLLWIIFLALICKLFYELGKKRRKAANALQNGDIESIPPSLRVPRVKRVYPDVNVNPYANGKV; translated from the exons ATGATACGAATATTATTcttcgtttttatttactttctgtCTCCAGCGTTATGTAGTGAATGTGTACGATACACCTTCGAAGAAGACTATGAGACTTTATTTAAGGTGTGTGACCCTACAAACCCGAACCAGCCCGAAATGCTGTTTTGGAATCATGGGAACTATGATTCCATTGATGTGACTGGCCAGCATGATTATAGCAGTGCTTACATTTCGCCACAACCTGACGTCACAACATCCAGTTGTGTCTCGTCCTTTCCATTTTCTATGGCCCCCGATGGAATCATTGAAGTTATTGCTTATATGGAAAACGTTGGTATGGCTGACCTTATAGGGGTGATGGCGTACCAAATAACTGACGAAGATGACGTTGACAGGTCAGTTGGAACTGTCCTATTAACACCTGCCATACAAGGATCTTTCCAGGAAGGGTGGCACCGCCTAAGAATGACGTTGACCAGCTCTACGACATCTGATGGTTAT TTATCCTTTATGGGATCAGCAGCCCAAGGTTCTATAGTTCTGGTTGACTCTTTCCGCTACATACCGCCCGGTTATGACGAAGATTTATGTGAAATATATCCAACTACAACTACTACAAAAACGACAACAACGAAAACAACAACGACGATAACAACCACAACGACACCTGTTCCTGACACAACGACGGAAGAATCTATCCCTGTACCTGAAGAAGACTCGACCAGCCCGTGTCCACCTACCTCAGAGCCTGTAACACCACCTCTACCAACACCAACAACTAGCTTCTGGAACCCACTTACCATCACAATGGTCGTTCTCCTATGGATCATATTCTTAGCATTGATATGCAAACTCTTCTATGAGCTAGGGAAGAAAAGACGTAAAGCTGCAAATGCGTTACAAAACGGTGATATCGAAAGCATTCCCCCTTCTTTAAGGGTACCAAGAGTAAAGCGCGTGTATCCTGATGTTAACGTAAATCCGTACGCAAACGGAAAAGTTTAG
- the LOC113503456 gene encoding pupal cuticle protein Edg-91-like isoform X1: MKGRGNNHENIILLSCALAVTVAQKAGETSNDLLDGQRRSTGGYGLLRPGISSGYNPGGYGGYNGYNGGFGGGAGNYGGGPGGYGGYQGYGGNQGFGGPGFGYQGQGGYQNGFGGGGYNGGYPSGYGGYSGYGQGYPGYSGYRPNRPGFDYNRPGYGGNNLGYQGGYRPSYSNQYRPGFDRPYTGGQGNYFGGYGDGYSDNFRLLGRKAGEIKESDVKA; encoded by the exons ATGAAGGGCCGAGGAAATAATCATGAG aatataattttgctGTCATGTGCTTTGGCCGTGACTGTCGCTCAAAAGGCTGGGGAGACAAGTAATGACTTGCTAGATGGACAGAGGCGGAGTACCGGGGGCTATGGGCTGTTAAGACCTGGTATCTCATCCGGGTACAACCCGGGCGGGTACGGGGGCTATAACGGTTACAATGGGGGCTTTGGAGGCGGCGCAGGGAACTATGGCGGCGGTCCTGGGGGCTACGGAGGTTACCAGGGATACGGCGGCAACCAAGGCTTTGGTGGACCTGGTTTCGGATACCAGGGTCAGGGTGGATACCAAAACGGATTTGGCG GTGGTGGGTACAATGGCGGCTACCCGAGCGGCTACGGCGGCTATAGCGGCTATGGACAAGGATATCCGGGGTACAGCG GATACCGCCCCAATAGGCCCGGATTCGACTACAACCGTCCCGGGTACGGCGGCAACAACCTAGGCTACCAGGGTGGCTACCGGCCCAGTTACTCCAACCAGTACAGACCCGGTTTCGACCGACCCTACACTGGAGGCCAGGGCAATTACTTCGGCGGCTATGGTGACGGCTACAGCGACAACTTTAGACTTCTCGGCAGAAAAGCCGGTGAAATTAAGGAGAGTGATGTTAAGgcgtaa
- the LOC113503456 gene encoding dormancy-associated protein 2-like isoform X2, producing the protein MNILNIILLSCALAVTVAQKAGETSNDLLDGQRRSTGGYGLLRPGISSGYNPGGYGGYNGYNGGFGGGAGNYGGGPGGYGGYQGYGGNQGFGGPGFGYQGQGGYQNGFGGGGYNGGYPSGYGGYSGYGQGYPGYSGYRPNRPGFDYNRPGYGGNNLGYQGGYRPSYSNQYRPGFDRPYTGGQGNYFGGYGDGYSDNFRLLGRKAGEIKESDVKA; encoded by the exons ATGAATATCTTG aatataattttgctGTCATGTGCTTTGGCCGTGACTGTCGCTCAAAAGGCTGGGGAGACAAGTAATGACTTGCTAGATGGACAGAGGCGGAGTACCGGGGGCTATGGGCTGTTAAGACCTGGTATCTCATCCGGGTACAACCCGGGCGGGTACGGGGGCTATAACGGTTACAATGGGGGCTTTGGAGGCGGCGCAGGGAACTATGGCGGCGGTCCTGGGGGCTACGGAGGTTACCAGGGATACGGCGGCAACCAAGGCTTTGGTGGACCTGGTTTCGGATACCAGGGTCAGGGTGGATACCAAAACGGATTTGGCG GTGGTGGGTACAATGGCGGCTACCCGAGCGGCTACGGCGGCTATAGCGGCTATGGACAAGGATATCCGGGGTACAGCG GATACCGCCCCAATAGGCCCGGATTCGACTACAACCGTCCCGGGTACGGCGGCAACAACCTAGGCTACCAGGGTGGCTACCGGCCCAGTTACTCCAACCAGTACAGACCCGGTTTCGACCGACCCTACACTGGAGGCCAGGGCAATTACTTCGGCGGCTATGGTGACGGCTACAGCGACAACTTTAGACTTCTCGGCAGAAAAGCCGGTGAAATTAAGGAGAGTGATGTTAAGgcgtaa
- the LOC113503302 gene encoding uncharacterized protein LOC113503302 isoform X2, which produces MIREAIFLLFVVSHAISEECVINSFEEELDNEFTAQFCDVSLNSWTQGIYSDLSIPGPDPMSTSFISPAVPSPPWSCLATSPIQMTRYGKIEAKIYMYSGSGLQSDDIVFLNVYNYDDERGIVGSDGVSGAIGTIETGWHDLTVELNGPNVPESFRGSLSFMGSAAQGSIVLVDSFRYIPPGYDEDLCEIYPTTTTTKTTTTKTTTTITTTTTPVPDTTTEESIPVPEEDSTSPCPPTSEPVTPPLPTPTTSFWNPLTITMVVLLWIIFLALICKLFYELGKKRRKAANALQNGDIESIPPSLRVPRVKRVYPDVNVNPYANGKV; this is translated from the exons ATGATTCGCGAAGCTATTTTTCTCTTATTTGTTGTGTCACACGCGATCAGTGAGGAATGTGTTATAAACTCATTTGAAGAGGAATTAGACAATGAGTTCACAGCCCAATTTTGCGATGTCTCCCTAAATTCTTGGACACAAGGGATTTACAGTGATTTATCTATACCAGGGCCGGACCCAATGAGCACGTCTTTCATTTCACCAGCAGTTCCTTCACCTCCGTGGAGTTGCTTGGCAACATCCCCGATACAAATGACTCGATATGGAAAAATAGAAGCTAAGATTTATATGTATAGTGGATCAGGATTACAATCTGATGACATAGTATttcttaatgtttataattatgatgatgaaAGGGGCATCGTGGGTTCAGATGGGGTCAGTGGTGCTATCGGAACTATTGAAACGGGTTGGCATGATCTGACTGTAGAATTGAATGGTCCAAACGTACCTGAATCCTTTAGGGGCTCT TTATCCTTTATGGGATCAGCAGCCCAAGGTTCTATAGTTCTGGTTGACTCTTTCCGCTACATACCGCCCGGTTATGACGAAGATTTATGTGAAATATATCCAACTACAACTACTACAAAAACGACAACAACGAAAACAACAACGACGATAACAACCACAACGACACCTGTTCCTGACACAACGACGGAAGAATCTATCCCTGTACCTGAAGAAGACTCGACCAGCCCGTGTCCACCTACCTCAGAGCCTGTAACACCACCTCTACCAACACCAACAACTAGCTTCTGGAACCCACTTACCATCACAATGGTCGTTCTCCTATGGATCATATTCTTAGCATTGATATGCAAACTCTTCTATGAGCTAGGGAAGAAAAGACGTAAAGCTGCAAATGCGTTACAAAACGGTGATATCGAAAGCATTCCCCCTTCTTTAAGGGTACCAAGAGTAAAGCGCGTGTATCCTGATGTTAACGTAAATCCGTACGCAAACGGAAAAGTTTAG